Genomic segment of Bacteroides stercoris ATCC 43183:
ACGGCACTTGCCACTCCCTTTTCCGTCATGACCAGCTCATACCGGTCCAGCCTTTCATAGAGTTTGCCCAATGTCTTGCATCCATATCTCCTGACCTTGAATTTGGGCATCATTTTTTTCAATGCGCCGCCGATCAGCGAAAGGGACACCTCCCCTTTGCCGTCAGCCGCTTGCTCAAAAGCCTTGTCAAAATACTCCATGTCCCTTCGGATAAAGAATTCGGGAGTATTGTCCGAAACCTTGTTTTCCTTCCGGTCGGCATACAGGAACACGGAACAGGACCGTACCAGCGATACGGGAGTCTTGCCCTCCCCATATCCCAGCACCTTCAATCCGGCTTCCCGTATCCGTTGGGCAAGCAGGCTGTAGTCACCGTCACTGGCTACCAGACAGAAACAGTCCGCCCGCCCGTCACGAAGGATATCCATCGCGTCTATGACCAGTGCAATATCCGTCGTGTTCTTTCCGGGAGCATGGGAGGAAGCCTGTACAAGCCTGAATCCATGCTCCCGGGCAGTTTCCTTCCACGCGGAAAGCGCTTTCTTCGTCCAGTCTCCATAAATTCGTCTCACGATGGCATCCCCATAACGGGAAACAAAGCCCATTATATCCTCCATCTTCTCAAAGGAGGCGTTATCCCCGTCAATAAGGACTGCGACGGCATATCTGGAATTGGTATTTGTCTTCATAACAACTGTTTATGAAACAAAGTTAGCATAACTTCCGCATATTGATACCCCCACGTTCATTTTTTCTTTCCGCGTTTCAGCAAGAATTCCTGTATTTCCGAGCTTCTGTAGAAGTTCTTTCCGTTATCGTCCGTCTGGTAATAGCGGATCAGCCCCTTTTCCCGGTAACGGGCGACTGTCCGCAGCGACACGTTGAGCAGCCTGGCTATATCATAATTGTCCAGCAGCTCGTCCCCGTTCATGAAATCCTTCACACGCCCCATCCTGTCCAGCTTCTTTTCTATGCGGTCAAAACCTTCCACTATGGTCATTATCATCTTCTCAAGCACTTCATTGTCTATATACATCATGGCGTATCTCTCCTGTCTTTTAAAGGTTATTACTGAAATACCCTTTCTTGTGCGCACTTTCGAGAGTATATGCCATCTTTAGTGAAAAATCTATGCCGGAGTGCCGGTATTAACTTAGTTATATATCACATTCTGTTGATAATCAAGCAAATAACATTGCGTAATTTTTATCAGTGGATGGTATGTGTAAAATTTTGAAGTGTAAAATTGTAAAGTCCGTAATGTAAACTTTACAAGTTACAGATACCACCCCGCCTATATTCTTAAAACCGGATAAATTGATGACGCTTCCACACAAGGTATTCAACATATATGGTTGATAATATTTATTTCAGAGCATTTTCCTGAAGTTTGCCCCTGCAGCCCTCTGTTACATATGACGTTTAATGACATCTGATGTCATTTGACGACATCCTTTTGGACATGAATGTTCCCTTTCATATTTTCGTATCCGACAAAAAATGAAGTTTATGGAGTTTGTATGTATCGAGGCTAAAACATTCATGGAAATGAATGAGGCTCTGGAAGCCGTTGCCCAAAAAATGTGTGAAACATGCGGAAGTTGCGTATCCGGTATGGACGACTGGATTGACAACCAGGAGGCTTGTATGCTCATGGACGTCTCTCCAAGAAAGATGTTGCAGCTTCGCAGAAGCAGGGCCATCCCTTACAGTTATATAGACCGTAAGGTGTATTACAAGCGTCAGGATATTATCTGTTTTATGGAAAACAACATTCACCGTATAACCCCTTAAAAGCAAGATGATCCAATCCCTGTTGACCAAAGAAACCCCGGAAATCATTCGTTTTTTCCGGAGCATAGACAGCCTGTCCGAAATGCTGGACAAGCAGGAGGAGAAATTACGTCCGGTTCTGAACGGAGAACGTTACATTACGGATTGTGAGCTTGCCGAACAGTTGAAACTGACACGCAGGACGCTGGCAGAGTACAGGATAAACGGCAAACTGCCTTACTACAAGATAGGAGGCAAATTACTATATAAGGAGAAGGACATCCTTGCTTTGTTGGAAAGAAACAGGGTGGAGGCGTTTGATAACCGGTAATGTCCGTTTGGGAAATATCCGGACTTCAAGTGCTTCCTTATACTGTTCAATGTAAGACATATGAACCAAGGAATCTTTTAAAAACAGATTTTCCTTGCCGGATTTTATTGGGGGGATATATCAGGTTGCGAGGCAAAGGTTTTCCACCTTGGAATCAAGCAGTGTTCCGCATTTCTGTTTCTTACCTGCAAAGGTAGCCTTTTGCCCCTGATCGAGCAAGGCGGTCCTTTGGACCGGTTGGCTGAAAAAATCATCCTCGCTTCGCTGCGGTATTTTTTCGCCAAGCCTTGCACAATCAGGGCAAAAGACAAACGGATGCATATAAGAAAAGAAATACCGGCTTTACCAAAGCCGGGCATGTTTAACCATAAAATAAAAAAGACCATGATCCAAACAAAAAACAAGTATTGCAAGGAAACGTTCATCCGCCTGAACTACTGGTATGACCGGATGCACGGGCTTGTCCAGGAAGACATAGAGAAAGCGAACGCAATGGTGGAACACATCGAAAAGACACGTTCCGACCGGTATCCCCGTACAGGTGACAGCCTGTTCTTTATTTCCGGATACGGTGAACGTTCCCGGCCGTTCTTCGTAGATGCCGTGTATGGAGATAACATCGTGCTCCGGAATTTCTCCTGTGTCCCGTTCGTGTCCCGGGATAAAAAGGGCATCAAATGCGATATGCATGGCGATGAGTGCGTGTTGGTAAAGGCAGGCGATGTAAGGTTCAATACATGGACTACCGGCCGTTTCAAGCATTGGGGGCATTACGGGGCATGTGAAAACGGGGAGGTTTACTACGATGCGAAAATAGCCCTGTGGGAGTGTGACGCACCTGAACATCCGGAAAGCCGGGAATGGTTCAAAATCCATATCCGCAAAAACACCCGGCCGGGCGGGGATATGTACACCGGAGAAATATCCTGCAAGGATGAGGATGGACTCAGGCAGTTTGTCGACGACCATGAAGGTTTCATATTCGCAGAAGAGGGTTCTCCGGAAATGGTCATGCTATGTTTCAGGCATTCCGACATGAGGATTTCCCCGGAAGAATGGGAAAAGATGGACTGTCCGGTATCCGTGCGTGAGATATACGGACAGATGCAGGAAGTAAAGATTGTAAAAGACCATAAAACACATCTGACCACATTCTACTATTAACACAGTATCGCCGCATTAAAAATCAACCCGCTTCCTGCCACGTGCGGCAGGAAGGAAACGAGGGTACACCATCAGACTGTCTTTTCAATTCCTCTATTATTATGGAGCCGGTTGTTTTTCCCGCACAGATATTCATTCAGGTCCTTATATCCGGAATATTCATGCGAGAGATCGCATATACGGATTCCGTATTTCTCCTTTAATGCCTGCACCGCATTTTTTCCGGCCGTATCATTGTCCAGACAGCAACAGATGCCATCATATCGTGAAAGGAAAGAAAAAGCTTTCTGTAAGTTACTGACAGAATTCAACACTATATAATCCCCCTCTTCCAAGGATGGAAAAGCCGCCCTGAAAGACAGAAAATCCATAAACCCCTCAAAAATATAGCAAATCCCGCTCTCCGGTGAGCTGATGATACAACTGATGTCCTTGGGAGCGATACAAGCCTTGAAATACCTGTTCCGTATCTCGTACCCTCCGGAAATATTAGGGAAAGCGATGGCAAAATAATTTTTCCCGTTCCGCTTAAAATGAGCCTCCTTGCATGCTTTTCGGGCCGTTTCCGTATCAATGCACCGTTCCTCCAGATAGGCAAGCAGTATCCGGTTGGCAAGAGGCGTGATTTTCAAGTCCTGAAAGGCGGGATACGCTTTTTCAAAAGGGCAGGAGACAGTAGCCGGCTTCAAAACCGTCCTTTTATCCTCAATACACCGTAACACACGGCTTACATCCTGTGTCCGATAAATCTCCTTGGCTAATGTTATAATATCCCCTCCTTTCCCCAGACCGAAGTCATACCATAGTTCCTTATGGAGGTCTACCTTGAAAGAGGCCTCCTTTTCCGTCCTGAAGGGCGATTTATACCATACGCTGTTCCCACGCTGTATTACCGGTTCATGTCCGAATCCAGCTAAAAAATCAACAAGCCTGATGTTCTTTGCTTCCTGTATGTTCATGACATATCTTTTTCATGAATTAATTCACGATTAACACATAGGACAAAGAACCGCTTTATACCCGAAACAGACAAAACAGTGTCATCAGATGGCATCAAAAGTCATTAGACGACAAGCAACCTAATATAAAAACATGTTACCATATGATTTATCATTTCCATTACTATTTGTGTGTTTTACATACACTCCTTAAATCATAAATCTGTTATACAAACTATAAACATTCCTCAAAAAGTTTGGCGACATTGGTGATATTTGATAATATATTAGGGAATTAGACGGAAAAATAGTAATTTTGCAAAGCAATAATTATTGATTTATAGATGGCAAATGCGGACCAAATATTGTCTTTGATACGTAATCATCTGAATAACGATGATGCACAATTTAGAAAAGTTGCTCTCCAGATTTCTGCTGTAGAGGCAAAGAATGGTCATGCAGTATTAGCAAGAACCATCCAGGAGCTTTTAAGTCAAAGAAAAACATCTTTTAGTGCTTTAAAGCTTATTCCACGTAATAAAGATGTGGATGACTTATTGCTTCAAGTTGAGACATACGATTGCTTGAAAAATATGGTGACGGACAAAACATTGAAAGAAAAGATAGAAAGAGTCATCAAAGAATTTACAAAGAGAGAAGAACTTAGAAAATATGGACTTGCCAATCGCCGCAAATTATTGCTCTATGGCGTACCTGGGACAGGCAAGACTATGACAGCAGGAGTATTGGCTAAAGAGTTGAATCTTCCTTTATTTATTGTGAGGACAGAGAAAGTCGTTACAAAATTCATGGGTGAGACAGGACAGAAACTTAGCCGTATCTTTGATTTTATAGATGAGGTTCCCGCAGTCTATCTTTTTGATGAATTCGATGCTATCGGTGCTCAGCGTGGAATGGAAAATGAAGTAGGTGAACAGCGCCGAATACTCAACACATTTCTTCAATTGTTGGAACGTGACTCATCAGACAGTTTCATTATAGCAGCGACAAATGCCATTGATTCGATAGACAAAGCGATGTTTCGACGTTTTGATGACGTTATTGAATATCGCTTGCCAGACTCCGGACAACGTATTCATCTGTTGCGTGAATATCTATATGCGGCTAAAGAACTTGATTATTCCATGGCAGCACCTCTGTTTGAAGGTATGAGCCATGCAGAGATAAAAATGGTATGTTCTGATATATTCAAAGAATCTTTGTTAAATGATGTGCCAATGAATATAGAATTGGTAAAGATGGTCGTTGACAAACGGAATCAACTTTGCCGTGAAATAAGTTGAATAAGGAGATAATATGCAAAAGGAACATTTTTTCTTAGGTAACCAAATAGCAGAACCCCGTTCTTTCACTCCAAGAGCAAAGGTTGTACCACCACCTGTTATTCCTGAAAGGAACAGACAAGAACATGCTGCATTTATCAAGGAAAGCTATAATGCAGTCGTTGAATATGCCATCACGGCTCTTTCTGAAAGGGAAAAGTGTGGTTTACCGTCTGCGGATGGTGTGTATATAAACCTTGACATGTCTCCCAAATTGGTTCCCCAAAAGTTAGCCCAAAGTAGTGGAGCATCCATTCTGAAAATCTCCGAAGATAAAAGTGACGGAAATGTTGATGTAACCGTATATATCAAAAATGAAAAAAAAGATTGGCTGAGCAAGAAGGCAGACGAGTATGCCGATGAAAAGTATAATACGAAAACAGGCAAACCTAAAAATACAGGCTTGATTGAACCTATCAACGCCATTAAGCCGGCAGATATACATGCGCTCTATACATCTACAGAAGATTTCGATAAACTACCTGATAATAAAGCCTTTTTATTCGAGTTGTGGATAACCAAAACAAAGGAATATGACACAGTAAAATTATCAGATGTCTTGGATAAACTTGCTATCTTAAAAGCAGGTAAAAATCATTTGGATTTTGATGGAGTAGATGTTTGGATGATAAAAGCAACCAAACAACAGTTATGTGAATTACCGCTATCTATCGGTTATATAGAAGGAGTGCGTCCCTATCATCAGCCATCGATACTTATAAAAAATCGGAGCGAAAGTCGCGAGTGGAGTGAACTGATTGAAGGAGAAATCCAATTTGCGCTTGATAAAGACAGTACAAGAATAGGCTTGTTGGACTCAGGCGTCAACAATGCCCATAAACTGCTGGCACCTGCTCTTCCTAATGACAGAATGAAAAGTGCTATCAGCGTGCCGGATACAACAGACCACAGTGACCATGGTACAGGTATGGCCGGACTTATGCTTTATGGAGATTTGACGGATATAACTTATCGACATGGAGGTCCGATAATCATAGAACAGGACTTGGCTTCCGTGAAGATTGTTGAGAACGGTCATACAACAGATCCGGATTTCTATGGAGCGGTAATTGAAGATGCTATCTATCAGGCTCAGACTATGGGGGCATCTATACAATGTATGGCTGTAACTGATGGTACATCGTATGACGGAAAGTCAACGTCAAGTTCTGCGTCATTGGATGAAAGCATATACCATAATGGCAAGTGTGACCGCTTGGTGCTCGTTTCAGCGGGCAACATTGAGCCCCCTGAAGTAGATGCCACAAATTATCTGGAGTCCTGCAAAGCCAATGCTGTACAAAGTCCGGCTCAAGCATGGAACGCATTAACAGTCGGAGCATATACGGAGAAAACGATAGTAACAGATGAAAGCTACAAGGCACTGGCAGCTCCAGGGAATCTGTCACCCATGTCAAGAAGTTCGTGGAGTTGGAGAAATGGTTGCAATAAGCCTGAAATAGTCATGGAAGGAGGTAATATAGCCTATCATCCTGTTTTTCAAACAACGACACATCCTGATTTAAGTTTGATTACTACCTGCCAAGATTTGGCGGAATCATTGGAACAGTTCCATGCCACAAGTGCGGCTACAGCATTAGCGACACGTCTTGCGGCAAAAATAAAAACAGCAACACCAGCTCTTTCCATGTTGTCTGTTCGTGGCATGATGGTACATTCTGCCAAATGGACACCGGAAATGATACGTATCGGTAATATCAAGGATATTATACCTTTATGCGGCTATGGCGTTCCTGATGAAGAGACGGCCTTATTCAGTAATGAAAAATATGCAACGTTTATATTTGAAAATGAGTTAATACCCTATTGGGAAAAAGATGGTTCAAACACCTATAATCAATTGCACTTTTATGATTTGCCTTGGCCAACAGAGGTGCTGGAACAAATGGGAGAAGAAAATGTAAAAATAAGAATCACACTATCTTATTATGTAAAGCCGTCTCCTGGATATGCGGGAAGAAGCAACAAGTATCGTTATCCATCTGCTACGCTGCATTTCGACTTGAAAAGTGCAAGCGAGAGTATGGAAGAGTTTCTTTGCAGAAGAAATAAAAGTGAAGGAGAAAAGAGAACTGACAATGATACTAACAGATGGACCATCAAACAACAACGTAGAGAACAAGGTACTGTACAATCTGACTGGATTGAATGTACGGCCGCTGAATTGGCTTCTTGCGGGCAGATAATTATTTATCCAGGCCAAGGATGGTGGAAAGAAAGGAAATTAGCTAATGTTGATAATGTTATCAAATATTCACTTATCGTATCAATAGAGACAACGAAAACTGAAATTTACGATGCCGTAGAAACGGCTATCAGTAATAGAATAGGAGTACAAATAATGCAAGAAGTATAGGAAATAAAGAAAAAATCTAATAAGCACTTGATTATTAATAAAGCATATGCGGAAACACAATGTCTTTATTTACATCAGATACAAATTACTGTTTCAATGACACTGTAGGCAGAGACTATAGATATAAACAACATCGTTGACAAAAAACAGGCAAAAAAAATATGCATTAGTTTGCAGAAATCGAACCTTTTTATTATCTTTGCAATCTCAAAGAGATAAAGATTACCAGATTAGTCAAGAAAAGCGATGAATTTAGTGTGATGCTAATTCAATGGCTTTCATAAAAGATAAAGTAATAAATGTGCAGTCATTCAAGGAGTTAGAATAAACCAAAGCAAAAGGTTCGATTCCTGGTGGCACCACTTTTAAAAATGATGTAATCCTTGAATTTCAATGAAATTCAAGGATTTTTCGTTAATGGCCTTACCAAATCCTTTTAACTATGATTGACTCACAGTATATCTTTCCGGCAACACTTTCTACCCTGACAATTCTGGCAACGGTACTGAATTTTACAGCACATTTTTCGAATGGTGAGTATCTTTCATGGAAAGCATTCAACAGAATATCACTTGCTACCCTTCTCTCCATGACCGTGTGTATTTTCGGGTCAACGTAACAATCTGAGGGATTTTATATTTAAGCATATAATTTAGCAAGTCTATATAAGAAAAAAGCTCTATCTCTTACTCCTCTGAACTGTGCTCTAAATGCTTTGATTTTAGCATTGAATGACTCTGCTGCGGCATTGGTTGCCCTCCTTTCAAAGAAATTGATTATATCCAGATAATGTGTTTGTATAGAACGTGCGACCCTTCCAAAGGTGAGGAACCCCGATTTATCTACTTCATCATACCACCTTGCCAGCCTTGTCAAAGCAATATCCTTAAACTTACACTGATGATAGATTAAGCCTAACCGCATAGACAGATAATATCCTTTCTTTATATCGGGATATTCCTTGAAAAGAATTTCAGCCCGTATTCTTTGAGACTGAGTCCATAAGGATTCCTTCTTGTAAAGCAGATAAATACTTCTCGCTAACAACTGCTTTCTTGTATCTCCATTAGCGAAAACAGGTGCATGATACATCTTTCCACAGGCCTTTGCATAAGCAAGCTGAGTGGACTCTTCATCCAAAGCCTCCCAGCGAGCTTTTACACGCATCTCCTGCACAGCTTCATAAGCTAACTTCTGTACGTGAAAGCGATCGGTAACACGTTTGGCCGCAGGAAAGCAGATGCGTGCAATCTGCTCCATGTTAGGAGCCATATCCAAGGTTATCTCGCGCACTTGGTAACGGCGGCGACGGGAGAGCTTAAGCAGGACAGAAGTGACCGTATGAACGTCCGTACCTTTAATGATGGCAATCATACTACCTTTACCACCGTGAGCTTCTTTATTGGTCAGTACAGTATAGAGTTCCCCACGCGAGAGGGCTACCTCATCAATACAGATATAAGCACCGATATTCTTTTCGAATAGTAGCCAATCCTCTGCATGAACAAGTTGGTCCCAATGGAGATAACCACTTAGATGGTTACGGTATTGACGCTCCAATAAATCCCCGTCAACTCCATATAAAACACCTAAGAGCTTGCAACTGATCGGATAGTTATCAATACAGTTCTTTTAAAAAAGACGCAAAATCCTGCGTCATACGAGTACCTTCAGCCACCATACGCCAGTTACGGGAGATATACTCATTATGCTTCTTTAAGAGCCAGCGACGACGACGAATATTAAGGAAGACCTTCTTGCCACGAAGAGGAAAATCCTGAACAATAACAGGATCATAAAAGCCTTTACTCTCAATATCCTGATCTGTATACTTCTCAGGAACGATATTTTTCTCCTCAAGGTAGATCACAACTTCATTTACGCTTTCCTTCACATCAACAAGATCAAAGTAGTCTAAAGTGCCTTCAGGAAGAAGAAGGCGATAACCGTTTAATTCCATAAGCTATGAATTTGGAGACAAAGATAACAATTTATAAATTTACCCCTCAGGTTTTTACATTGACCCACTATGATTTCAGCCATCCCATGTAGGTCATTCCCTTTTTCATCTTGGTATATATGGTAACATTCGGGACGATGAATAAAGCAAATCATATCCGCATCTTGTTCAATAGTTCTGGATTCTCGAAGATCACTTAATTGAGGACGTTTTCCATTAATGCCTTCACGTGATTCTACACCACGATTTAACTGAGAGAAAGCAATGATAGGAATATTCAATTCCATAGACAATGCTTTGAGTGAACGAGTAATTGCACTAACCTCTTCTTCACGATTACCAAAAGTCATACCACCGGCATTCATCAATTGGAGATAGTCAATTATTATTAGCTTTACTTGATATTCTCGCACAAGGCGAAATGCTTTAGTACGAAGTTCATAAATTGATAACGCAGGCGTGTCATCCAAAAAGACAGGAGCATTGTCTATTACTTTTTCTGCCTCATCCAATAAGATTTGTTCTTTTTTATTGTATAATTTAGACTTGAACCGTTCGATACCACTTATGTTTGATAAAAACCTATTCATAAATTGTACTGTAGACATTTCAAGGCTAAAGTAAGCAACTGGAACCCTATTAAGAATAGCGATATTTTTTATCATCGACAATCCAAATGCCGTTTTTCCCATTGCCGGACGTCCGGCAATCACAATTAGTTCCCCATTTTTCCAACCGCATGTGATGTTATCCAATTCTGTAAAACCAGATTGTATAGCATCCTCACTTACATGTTTATACTTGAATATATTTAACCTTCTCATATTCTTTTCCTTATTTAGTCTTAATGTCGCAAAGTAATCATAGTGCATATATCATTTCCTACATAGCTCACAGAAAAAGCCGCTACAATGATGCTGCAGCGGCTTCTCTAAAAATATATCTATACCTTATTTTAGGATTTTTCAATAAGGTTTGTGGGGACGCCATAACTTCAATGTCTCGCTTCTCACAACTCGCTGTCATCATTCATTTCAGACATGGCATTCATCATTTTGACTTGAATTTTAGCCATCCGTTTCACTTGTTTTGAGCTTAATGATTTTGATGTTTCAGCTTCTTTCAAGCTCTTCTCTAACTTCTTTGCTTTTTCAAGTAAGTCGGGATAATCAAATAATGCGTCCAAGCTATCATCATCATTTGCCTTT
This window contains:
- a CDS encoding helix-turn-helix domain-containing protein, giving the protein MMYIDNEVLEKMIMTIVEGFDRIEKKLDRMGRVKDFMNGDELLDNYDIARLLNVSLRTVARYREKGLIRYYQTDDNGKNFYRSSEIQEFLLKRGKKK
- a CDS encoding toprim domain-containing protein — translated: MNIQEAKNIRLVDFLAGFGHEPVIQRGNSVWYKSPFRTEKEASFKVDLHKELWYDFGLGKGGDIITLAKEIYRTQDVSRVLRCIEDKRTVLKPATVSCPFEKAYPAFQDLKITPLANRILLAYLEERCIDTETARKACKEAHFKRNGKNYFAIAFPNISGGYEIRNRYFKACIAPKDISCIISSPESGICYIFEGFMDFLSFRAAFPSLEEGDYIVLNSVSNLQKAFSFLSRYDGICCCLDNDTAGKNAVQALKEKYGIRICDLSHEYSGYKDLNEYLCGKNNRLHNNRGIEKTV
- a CDS encoding NYN domain-containing protein encodes the protein MKTNTNSRYAVAVLIDGDNASFEKMEDIMGFVSRYGDAIVRRIYGDWTKKALSAWKETAREHGFRLVQASSHAPGKNTTDIALVIDAMDILRDGRADCFCLVASDGDYSLLAQRIREAGLKVLGYGEGKTPVSLVRSCSVFLYADRKENKVSDNTPEFFIRRDMEYFDKAFEQAADGKGEVSLSLIGGALKKMMPKFKVRRYGCKTLGKLYERLDRYELVMTEKGVASAVRLKG
- a CDS encoding S8 family peptidase; this encodes MQKEHFFLGNQIAEPRSFTPRAKVVPPPVIPERNRQEHAAFIKESYNAVVEYAITALSEREKCGLPSADGVYINLDMSPKLVPQKLAQSSGASILKISEDKSDGNVDVTVYIKNEKKDWLSKKADEYADEKYNTKTGKPKNTGLIEPINAIKPADIHALYTSTEDFDKLPDNKAFLFELWITKTKEYDTVKLSDVLDKLAILKAGKNHLDFDGVDVWMIKATKQQLCELPLSIGYIEGVRPYHQPSILIKNRSESREWSELIEGEIQFALDKDSTRIGLLDSGVNNAHKLLAPALPNDRMKSAISVPDTTDHSDHGTGMAGLMLYGDLTDITYRHGGPIIIEQDLASVKIVENGHTTDPDFYGAVIEDAIYQAQTMGASIQCMAVTDGTSYDGKSTSSSASLDESIYHNGKCDRLVLVSAGNIEPPEVDATNYLESCKANAVQSPAQAWNALTVGAYTEKTIVTDESYKALAAPGNLSPMSRSSWSWRNGCNKPEIVMEGGNIAYHPVFQTTTHPDLSLITTCQDLAESLEQFHATSAATALATRLAAKIKTATPALSMLSVRGMMVHSAKWTPEMIRIGNIKDIIPLCGYGVPDEETALFSNEKYATFIFENELIPYWEKDGSNTYNQLHFYDLPWPTEVLEQMGEENVKIRITLSYYVKPSPGYAGRSNKYRYPSATLHFDLKSASESMEEFLCRRNKSEGEKRTDNDTNRWTIKQQRREQGTVQSDWIECTAAELASCGQIIIYPGQGWWKERKLANVDNVIKYSLIVSIETTKTEIYDAVETAISNRIGVQIMQEV
- a CDS encoding helix-turn-helix domain-containing protein, producing MEFVCIEAKTFMEMNEALEAVAQKMCETCGSCVSGMDDWIDNQEACMLMDVSPRKMLQLRRSRAIPYSYIDRKVYYKRQDIICFMENNIHRITP
- a CDS encoding AAA family ATPase; the encoded protein is MANADQILSLIRNHLNNDDAQFRKVALQISAVEAKNGHAVLARTIQELLSQRKTSFSALKLIPRNKDVDDLLLQVETYDCLKNMVTDKTLKEKIERVIKEFTKREELRKYGLANRRKLLLYGVPGTGKTMTAGVLAKELNLPLFIVRTEKVVTKFMGETGQKLSRIFDFIDEVPAVYLFDEFDAIGAQRGMENEVGEQRRILNTFLQLLERDSSDSFIIAATNAIDSIDKAMFRRFDDVIEYRLPDSGQRIHLLREYLYAAKELDYSMAAPLFEGMSHAEIKMVCSDIFKESLLNDVPMNIELVKMVVDKRNQLCREIS
- a CDS encoding helix-turn-helix domain-containing protein; the protein is MIQSLLTKETPEIIRFFRSIDSLSEMLDKQEEKLRPVLNGERYITDCELAEQLKLTRRTLAEYRINGKLPYYKIGGKLLYKEKDILALLERNRVEAFDNR
- a CDS encoding DUF4121 family protein, coding for MIQTKNKYCKETFIRLNYWYDRMHGLVQEDIEKANAMVEHIEKTRSDRYPRTGDSLFFISGYGERSRPFFVDAVYGDNIVLRNFSCVPFVSRDKKGIKCDMHGDECVLVKAGDVRFNTWTTGRFKHWGHYGACENGEVYYDAKIALWECDAPEHPESREWFKIHIRKNTRPGGDMYTGEISCKDEDGLRQFVDDHEGFIFAEEGSPEMVMLCFRHSDMRISPEEWEKMDCPVSVREIYGQMQEVKIVKDHKTHLTTFYY